The following are from one region of the Hydrogenophaga sp. BPS33 genome:
- a CDS encoding CNP1-like family protein: MTFAPRRLPLRLIALGATISALCLSGGLHHAHAQEAETWTEAQTAPPATFSTEHLQAFDVDSGSTLSYGIDPGTLSVGPDGVVRYVLVARSRSGALNVLFQGIRCQTAEVKTYARWDNKASWNTDGKDDWQRLMPRGFTQPAMTLAREGICDGRTVNGTAQKILRTLKNGRPKNDLP; encoded by the coding sequence ATGACCTTCGCTCCTCGTCGACTCCCGCTTCGCCTTATCGCCCTCGGCGCAACGATCAGCGCACTGTGTCTGAGTGGGGGTCTGCACCACGCGCATGCCCAGGAGGCCGAAACGTGGACAGAAGCCCAGACGGCACCGCCCGCCACCTTTAGCACCGAACATTTGCAGGCCTTCGACGTGGACTCAGGCTCGACACTGAGTTACGGCATCGATCCCGGGACGCTGTCCGTCGGGCCGGATGGCGTGGTTCGCTACGTGCTCGTGGCGCGCAGCCGCAGCGGCGCACTCAACGTTCTGTTCCAAGGTATCCGATGCCAGACGGCGGAGGTCAAGACCTACGCGCGCTGGGACAACAAGGCCAGCTGGAACACGGACGGCAAGGACGATTGGCAGAGACTGATGCCCAGAGGGTTCACCCAGCCCGCCATGACTCTGGCCCGCGAGGGCATTTGTGACGGCCGCACGGTGAATGGCACCGCGCAAAAAATCCTGCGCACGCTGAAGAACGGCCGCCCCAAGAACGACCTCCCCTGA